From Thiomicrospira sp. XS5, one genomic window encodes:
- the ribBA gene encoding bifunctional 3,4-dihydroxy-2-butanone-4-phosphate synthase/GTP cyclohydrolase II, translating to MQLNTIEEIIEDYRQGKMVILMDDEDRENEGDVMIAANAITAEHINFMARYGRGLICLTLTKERCQQLHLPLMSRTNQDAHGTSFTVSIEAAEGVTTGISAADRAATIQAAIKSDATPADIVTPGHVFPIMAKPGGVLERAGHTEAGCDLARLAGMEPASVIVEIMNEDGTMARRDDLEVFAQEHGIKLGTVADLIQYRLKNEKTIERVSECQMPTEYGDFRLIGYEDILEHRAHMALVYGQLDGSQPTAVRVHMLDTLCDLFDSKRSECGWSLRLAMKQIAQEGSGVIVILRKHEEGAELLDKIQQFQMKDRGISQPETQSEDDAKTYGLGAQILSELGLKQLKVIGSAWRMSALGGFGLEIVENIEKMKD from the coding sequence GACCGCGAAAACGAAGGCGATGTGATGATTGCCGCCAATGCGATTACCGCGGAGCACATTAACTTCATGGCGCGTTACGGTCGCGGCTTGATTTGCCTGACCCTGACCAAGGAACGTTGTCAGCAGCTGCATTTGCCGTTGATGTCTCGTACCAATCAGGACGCGCACGGCACCAGTTTTACGGTTTCCATTGAAGCCGCCGAAGGCGTGACTACCGGGATTTCCGCCGCGGATCGTGCCGCGACGATTCAAGCGGCCATCAAGTCCGATGCCACACCGGCCGATATCGTTACGCCGGGGCACGTTTTCCCGATTATGGCGAAACCAGGAGGCGTGTTGGAACGTGCTGGACATACTGAGGCCGGTTGTGATTTGGCCCGCCTGGCCGGTATGGAACCGGCGTCGGTTATTGTGGAAATCATGAATGAAGACGGCACCATGGCGCGTCGCGATGATCTGGAAGTGTTTGCCCAAGAGCATGGCATTAAATTGGGCACGGTGGCGGACTTGATTCAATACCGTTTGAAGAATGAAAAGACCATCGAACGGGTTTCAGAGTGCCAGATGCCGACCGAATACGGTGACTTCCGTTTGATTGGTTATGAGGACATTTTAGAGCATCGTGCGCATATGGCGTTGGTTTACGGGCAATTGGACGGCAGTCAGCCAACTGCAGTGCGCGTGCATATGCTGGATACTTTGTGCGACTTGTTTGACTCCAAACGAAGCGAATGCGGCTGGTCGTTGCGGCTTGCCATGAAACAAATCGCCCAGGAAGGTTCGGGGGTGATTGTCATTTTGCGTAAGCATGAAGAAGGCGCAGAGTTGTTGGATAAAATTCAGCAGTTCCAGATGAAAGATCGCGGTATCAGTCAGCCGGAAACTCAGTCGGAAGACGATGCCAAAACCTATGGTTTGGGGGCGCAAATTCTGTCGGAACTCGGCTTGAAACAATTGAAGGTCATCGGCTCGGCTTGGCGCATGAGTGCGTTGGGCGGCTTTGGCTTGGAAATCGTCGAAAATATTGAGAAAATGAAAGATTGA
- the ribE gene encoding 6,7-dimethyl-8-ribityllumazine synthase encodes MRMKIIEGNLTAEGLKIGLLVGRFNSFIVDSLVKGAVDTIVRHGGSEDNIEQVFVPGAFEIPIVAQKMADSGKYDAIVALGAVIRGGTPHFDYVAGECVKGIGQVALKSGTPVSFGVLTVDTIEQAIERAGTKAGNKGEECTLAAIETANVLKQL; translated from the coding sequence ATAAGAATGAAAATCATCGAAGGAAATTTGACGGCGGAAGGATTGAAAATCGGTCTGCTGGTCGGGCGTTTTAACAGTTTTATTGTCGACAGTTTGGTAAAAGGGGCTGTCGATACCATCGTGCGTCATGGTGGGTCGGAAGACAATATCGAACAGGTGTTTGTGCCGGGTGCGTTTGAAATTCCGATTGTGGCACAAAAAATGGCTGACTCCGGAAAATACGACGCCATCGTGGCTTTGGGCGCGGTGATTCGCGGTGGTACGCCGCATTTCGATTACGTAGCCGGTGAGTGTGTGAAAGGCATCGGTCAGGTGGCGTTGAAAAGCGGCACCCCGGTTTCGTTCGGTGTTTTGACGGTGGATACCATTGAACAAGCCATTGAACGTGCTGGTACCAAAGCCGGTAACAAAGGCGAAGAGTGTACTTTGGCGGCGATTGAAACCGCTAATGTACTGAAACAGCTTTAA